A genome region from Labilibaculum antarcticum includes the following:
- a CDS encoding class I SAM-dependent methyltransferase: MPQQCPLCNSTAKLFHTDKHNSYYQCDACFGIFLPINSRPTSQLEIAHYEQHNNDVEDKGYQKFVSPITEAILHDFNANDKGLDFGAGTGPVVSKVLNDHGFSIAQYDPYFHNYPELLNEKYDYIASCEVIEHFFDPHKEFTLLKKLLKPQGKLYCMTHIYDKSIEFTNWYYKNDPTHVFIYHANTIEWIKKEFEFADVMIDNRLIIFST; encoded by the coding sequence ATGCCTCAACAATGTCCTCTTTGTAATAGCACAGCGAAGCTTTTTCATACAGATAAGCACAACAGTTATTATCAATGTGATGCATGTTTTGGCATTTTCTTACCTATTAATTCAAGACCAACCAGCCAGCTCGAAATAGCACATTACGAGCAACACAATAATGATGTTGAGGACAAAGGATATCAGAAGTTTGTCTCCCCTATTACCGAGGCCATTTTGCATGATTTTAACGCAAATGACAAAGGCTTGGATTTTGGTGCAGGCACAGGTCCTGTTGTCTCCAAAGTACTGAATGATCACGGTTTTTCCATTGCCCAATACGATCCTTACTTTCACAACTACCCTGAATTGCTGAACGAAAAATACGATTACATTGCCTCCTGCGAGGTGATCGAGCATTTCTTTGATCCCCACAAGGAATTTACATTGCTTAAAAAATTGCTAAAGCCCCAAGGGAAGTTGTATTGCATGACGCACATTTACGACAAAAGCATCGAATTTACGAACTGGTACTACAAAAATGATCCAACCCACGTGTTTATTTATCATGCAAATACCATCGAGTGGATTAAAAAAGAATTTGAATTTGCAGATGTGATGATTGATAACAGATTGATTATTTTCTCAACTTAA
- a CDS encoding VF530 family protein: protein MESDENNLTDREQKNNPLHGVKLADVLELLVSYYGWEELGSMIKINCFTSDPSIKSSLKFLRKTPWAREKVEGLYLKCIRKHKTNNS from the coding sequence ATGGAATCAGACGAGAATAATCTTACCGACAGAGAACAAAAAAATAATCCATTGCACGGCGTTAAGTTAGCCGATGTATTGGAACTTCTGGTTTCGTATTACGGATGGGAAGAACTGGGCAGCATGATTAAAATAAACTGCTTCACCAGCGATCCTTCAATCAAATCGAGTTTAAAATTCCTTCGGAAAACACCTTGGGCCCGCGAAAAAGTAGAAGGCCTTTATTTAAAATGCATTCGGAAACATAAAACCAACAATTCATAA
- a CDS encoding B12-binding domain-containing radical SAM protein has product MKDLLLVTPPFTQLNTPYPATAYLKGFFNGKNTSSFQMDLGIEVILALFSKEGLSELFEIALDQDHIVSENAQRIYALREHYLLAINDVVSFLQGKNQTLARQICSDNFLPEASRFEQVEDLDWAFGLMGMQDKAKHLATLFLEDLSDFISECIDENFGFSRYAERLGRSAYSFDELYEHLQKEPTHIDQMSTNILAKQIELNQPKLVCFSVPFPGNLYSAFRCAQFIKKEYPAIKIVMGGGFPNTELRSLTEPRVFDFVDFITLDDGELPLELLANHVLHPANETPAFKRTYVRENGEVQYINTATQCDYKQHELGTPDYSDLLLDKYISVIEIANPMHSLWSDGRWNKLTMAHGCYWGKCTFCDGSLDYIKTFDPIAAKLLVDRVEEIMAQTGEKGFHFVDEGAPPALMKAFAIEILKRKLCITWWTNVRFEKSFTKDLCILLKESGCIAVSGGLEVASDRMLKLINKGVNLQQVAQVTRNLTETGIMVHAYLMYGFPSETVQETIDSLEVVRQIFEIGIVQSAFWHQFALTAHSPVGLNPEAYGITPEYKAITFANNDIQFTDKTGIDHDLFSYGLKKSLYNFMHGVGFEIPLQEWFDDVPSGFRIPKTTIKHNFIQNCLETVAYTIPKDSSHVIWLGGTPEVLTSSKSKKGRTWELYKMTFHEKTASFEVSLEKEKGDWFLEVLKKISVKEENLLSLADLKADFENQFDDFELFWYSKPVNQLRENGLLIL; this is encoded by the coding sequence GTGAAAGACCTACTTCTGGTTACTCCTCCTTTTACTCAATTAAATACTCCTTATCCGGCAACGGCTTATTTAAAGGGTTTTTTTAATGGGAAAAACACCTCCTCTTTTCAAATGGATTTGGGTATTGAAGTAATTCTGGCGCTTTTTTCCAAAGAAGGTTTATCGGAACTTTTCGAAATTGCTTTGGATCAGGATCATATTGTTTCGGAGAATGCCCAAAGAATATATGCCCTGCGAGAGCATTATTTATTGGCAATTAACGATGTGGTTTCTTTTCTGCAAGGGAAAAATCAAACTCTGGCCCGACAAATTTGCAGTGATAATTTTCTTCCTGAAGCCTCCCGATTTGAACAAGTTGAAGATCTGGATTGGGCATTTGGTTTGATGGGCATGCAGGATAAGGCAAAGCATTTGGCAACGCTCTTTCTTGAAGATTTATCGGATTTTATTAGCGAATGCATAGATGAGAATTTTGGCTTTAGCCGATATGCCGAAAGATTGGGCCGAAGCGCTTACTCTTTTGATGAGTTGTATGAGCATTTGCAAAAAGAGCCCACTCATATCGATCAGATGAGCACAAACATTCTGGCCAAACAAATTGAATTGAATCAGCCTAAACTGGTTTGCTTTTCGGTTCCATTCCCAGGCAATTTATACAGTGCTTTTCGTTGTGCCCAGTTCATTAAAAAAGAATATCCTGCCATTAAAATTGTTATGGGTGGAGGATTTCCCAATACCGAATTAAGAAGTCTGACTGAGCCAAGAGTATTTGATTTCGTGGACTTCATTACATTGGACGACGGTGAATTACCGTTGGAACTTCTGGCGAATCATGTATTACATCCGGCCAACGAAACACCAGCATTTAAACGAACCTATGTTCGGGAAAACGGCGAAGTGCAATACATCAATACCGCTACCCAATGCGATTACAAACAGCATGAATTGGGTACTCCCGATTATTCGGATCTTTTGCTTGACAAATACATTTCGGTAATCGAGATTGCCAACCCCATGCACAGTTTGTGGAGCGATGGACGATGGAACAAGCTAACCATGGCTCACGGTTGCTACTGGGGAAAATGCACCTTTTGCGATGGTTCTTTAGACTATATTAAAACTTTCGATCCCATTGCTGCCAAATTACTGGTAGACCGGGTTGAGGAAATTATGGCACAAACAGGTGAAAAAGGCTTCCATTTTGTTGATGAAGGGGCACCTCCTGCATTGATGAAAGCTTTCGCCATTGAAATTCTAAAACGGAAGTTGTGCATCACCTGGTGGACTAATGTTCGATTCGAAAAGAGCTTTACCAAAGACCTTTGCATCTTGCTAAAAGAATCGGGCTGTATTGCCGTTTCGGGCGGATTGGAAGTTGCTTCGGATCGAATGCTAAAGCTGATTAACAAGGGCGTTAACTTGCAACAGGTTGCTCAGGTAACTCGTAATTTGACCGAAACAGGAATTATGGTTCATGCCTATTTAATGTATGGATTTCCATCTGAAACGGTACAAGAAACCATCGACAGTTTGGAAGTTGTTCGACAAATATTCGAAATTGGCATTGTGCAGTCGGCATTTTGGCATCAGTTTGCACTTACGGCCCACAGTCCGGTTGGTTTAAATCCGGAAGCTTATGGCATTACGCCTGAATACAAAGCGATCACCTTTGCCAATAACGATATTCAATTTACCGACAAAACGGGTATCGATCACGATCTGTTTAGCTACGGATTGAAAAAATCGCTCTACAATTTCATGCACGGTGTTGGCTTCGAAATTCCTTTGCAGGAATGGTTCGATGATGTGCCATCTGGATTTAGAATTCCGAAAACCACTATCAAACACAATTTTATTCAGAACTGTTTGGAGACTGTAGCTTACACAATACCTAAGGATTCGTCCCATGTAATTTGGTTGGGAGGCACACCAGAAGTATTGACCAGCTCGAAATCGAAAAAAGGCAGAACTTGGGAACTTTACAAGATGACCTTTCATGAAAAAACAGCTAGCTTTGAAGTATCTCTTGAAAAAGAAAAAGGAGATTGGTTTTTAGAAGTGTTGAAAAAAATATCCGTTAAGGAAGAAAACCTCCTTAGCTTGGCTGATTTAAAAGCTGATTTTGAGAATCAGTTTGATGATTTTGAGTTGTTTTGGTATTCGAAACCAGTTAACCAATTGCGGGAAAATGGCTTGCTTATTTTGTAA
- a CDS encoding DEAD/DEAH box helicase gives MSFASLGLSSSLLKALADQNYTEAYPIQTEAIPAILKKKDVLGIAKTGSGKTASYVLPILTNLQGGSISKNRYIKTLVLVPTRELAMQVFEVFQQFSNALPDPVKCLAVHGGVSINPQMKAMNNVDVLVATPGRLLELVDSNAVHLTEIEALVLDEADKMLNLGFKDEMNRIFALLPKKRQNLLFSATLSDDVNNVNQVLLNDPMVIKIESEENTLDLIDQIAYSVEEEKKGPLLRYIIKRNDLEQVLVFVSSAHKADAVAYKLSKNGIQATSTHSKKSQGARTENLRKFKTGVLRVLVTTDLLTRGIDIEFLPYVVNYDLPRSPKDYIHRIGRTGRAEEPGEAISFVTEEDEHHFKVIQKKMKIRLNLIQSKDIDLKDIK, from the coding sequence ATGTCGTTTGCATCTTTAGGATTATCTTCATCTTTACTAAAAGCTCTGGCCGATCAAAACTACACCGAAGCCTATCCAATTCAAACAGAAGCTATTCCAGCCATTCTTAAGAAAAAAGATGTATTGGGTATTGCCAAAACAGGATCAGGAAAAACAGCCAGCTACGTTTTGCCTATTCTAACCAACCTTCAGGGAGGAAGTATTTCTAAAAACAGATACATCAAGACATTGGTATTGGTGCCAACACGCGAATTGGCCATGCAGGTTTTTGAAGTCTTTCAACAGTTTTCAAATGCACTTCCCGATCCAGTTAAATGCTTGGCTGTTCATGGTGGAGTTTCTATTAATCCGCAAATGAAGGCAATGAACAATGTGGATGTTTTGGTTGCCACTCCGGGTCGATTATTGGAATTGGTCGATTCGAATGCAGTTCACCTGACTGAAATTGAAGCATTGGTGTTGGATGAAGCAGATAAAATGCTAAATCTGGGATTTAAAGATGAGATGAACCGCATATTTGCTCTTCTGCCTAAAAAACGCCAGAATCTTTTGTTCTCGGCTACTTTAAGCGATGATGTAAACAACGTAAATCAGGTTCTTTTGAACGACCCAATGGTCATTAAAATTGAATCGGAAGAAAATACGCTCGATTTAATCGATCAGATCGCCTATTCTGTTGAAGAAGAGAAAAAAGGGCCACTCCTTCGATATATAATTAAGCGCAACGATTTAGAACAAGTGCTTGTATTTGTTTCTTCGGCACACAAAGCCGATGCGGTTGCCTACAAACTAAGTAAAAATGGCATTCAGGCGACCAGTACGCACAGTAAGAAAAGTCAGGGCGCCAGAACTGAAAATCTACGAAAGTTTAAAACCGGTGTGTTGCGTGTTTTGGTTACTACCGATTTATTAACCAGAGGTATCGATATCGAATTTTTGCCTTATGTGGTGAACTACGACTTGCCTCGATCACCTAAAGATTACATCCACCGAATTGGACGAACAGGTCGTGCAGAAGAACCCGGAGAAGCCATTTCCTTTGTTACCGAAGAGGATGAGCATCACTTTAAAGTGATTCAGAAAAAGATGAAAATAAGATTAAACCTTATTCAAAGTAAGGACATTGATCTAAAAGATATTAAATAG
- a CDS encoding aspartate/glutamate racemase family protein translates to MKTIGLIGGMSWESSAVYYDLINKKVRELLGGFHSCKSILLTVDFDKIVTLQHEEEWDTLDDMMVEAAQQLERAGADIVVLCTNTMHLCSPAMIKSISIPFLHIAEATGMAILDKNIKKVALLGTKFTMEKDFYKGYLADHFGIEVITPTDEEREQVHNIIYQELVHGKFKNESRETYKNIIKNLELRGAEGVILGCTEIPLLISDADVDIPTFDTTTIHAEKAVEWALQASSAIKK, encoded by the coding sequence ATGAAAACAATTGGACTAATTGGCGGAATGAGCTGGGAATCATCGGCTGTTTACTATGATCTGATCAACAAAAAAGTAAGAGAATTATTGGGCGGATTTCACTCCTGCAAAAGCATTCTACTTACCGTAGATTTTGACAAAATTGTAACATTACAACACGAAGAAGAATGGGATACTCTGGATGATATGATGGTAGAAGCCGCACAGCAATTGGAACGTGCCGGAGCAGATATTGTCGTTCTTTGCACCAACACCATGCATTTGTGCAGTCCGGCAATGATAAAAAGCATTTCCATACCATTTTTGCACATTGCAGAAGCTACGGGAATGGCAATTCTAGATAAGAACATCAAAAAAGTTGCCTTATTGGGTACAAAATTCACGATGGAAAAAGATTTCTACAAAGGATATTTGGCAGACCATTTTGGCATTGAAGTAATCACTCCAACTGATGAAGAAAGAGAGCAGGTTCACAATATTATTTATCAGGAATTGGTTCATGGCAAGTTCAAAAATGAATCGAGAGAAACCTACAAGAATATCATCAAAAATTTAGAGCTCAGAGGTGCCGAAGGTGTGATTTTGGGTTGCACCGAAATTCCTTTGCTGATTTCTGATGCCGATGTAGACATTCCTACATTTGACACAACCACAATTCATGCAGAAAAAGCTGTAGAATGGGCTCTGCAAGCTAGTTCTGCAATAAAAAAATAA
- a CDS encoding ATP-binding protein, protein MGKEIRYITNFFILIIVTITLLIGSSLAWNIHKENQTAYELAKVEALGSYNKDLVFRRWASMHGGVYVPITDSIQPNPHLNFLEEQNVTTTTGKKLTLVNPAYMARLVFQIGEKQYGQKGHITSLNPIRPENKADEWETKALQLFEEGKTEFSSIEQLDNENYLRLMLPMHVENSCLKCHAHQGYKLGDIRGGISVSIPMSNYKPIVQANIKSVIITHLISYLVVLFFSALGYRRIVIEMKNRNRAQKIILKNEAILQQRNNDLLMAKEQAVESDRLKSVFLQNMSHEIRTPMNAIMGFASFLPDSFNDKECIEEYSNIIMQRCDDLLAIINDILDISKIETKQIPLNFEECNTDVLLLEIQALFTEEQKRQDKENIKLIITNSTSKNKTFTTDKEIVKQIITNLISNALKFTNQGQIKIGITVNDFKSVIVQVSDTGIGIPATEHKKIFERFAQVEQGTNRVYNGTGLGLSIVEGLTNALSGTIHLESELGKGSTFTITLPQNQAPVYKTSNSNGAKPDYNFSGKTILIVEDDIPNAQYLKEVFKKTSVKTIHAANGTDAIRIALSQPIDVILMDIRLPDINGYDATLKIREKNKNVVIIAQTAYTSGQDRKYAIDSGCNEYLSKPVKAKTLLELVNKYLNG, encoded by the coding sequence ATGGGGAAAGAAATAAGGTACATCACCAATTTTTTCATTTTAATTATCGTCACCATTACCCTACTAATCGGTAGTTCCTTGGCATGGAATATTCACAAAGAAAATCAAACTGCATATGAATTAGCTAAGGTCGAAGCTTTAGGCAGCTACAATAAAGATTTAGTATTTCGCAGATGGGCCTCAATGCATGGCGGTGTTTATGTTCCTATAACTGATTCAATTCAACCGAATCCGCATTTAAATTTCTTAGAAGAGCAAAACGTAACAACCACAACGGGTAAAAAATTGACTCTGGTAAATCCAGCATACATGGCAAGATTGGTTTTTCAAATTGGTGAAAAACAATACGGTCAAAAAGGACATATCACCAGCTTAAATCCCATTAGACCAGAGAACAAAGCTGATGAATGGGAAACAAAAGCTCTTCAATTATTCGAAGAAGGAAAAACAGAATTCAGCAGTATTGAACAATTAGACAATGAAAATTATTTGAGACTAATGCTGCCCATGCATGTTGAAAATAGTTGTTTAAAATGTCATGCACATCAAGGATATAAATTGGGAGATATTCGTGGAGGAATAAGTGTTTCAATACCTATGAGTAATTACAAACCTATCGTGCAAGCCAATATTAAAAGCGTGATAATCACCCACTTAATCTCATATCTAGTCGTGCTATTTTTCAGTGCCTTAGGCTATCGAAGAATAGTAATAGAAATGAAAAATCGCAATCGGGCACAAAAAATAATATTGAAAAATGAGGCAATTCTTCAGCAACGAAATAACGACCTATTAATGGCTAAAGAACAAGCCGTTGAAAGCGATCGTCTCAAATCTGTTTTTTTACAAAACATGAGTCATGAAATTAGAACTCCAATGAATGCGATTATGGGATTTGCCTCATTCCTTCCAGATAGTTTTAATGATAAAGAATGCATTGAAGAATATTCCAATATTATTATGCAACGATGTGATGATCTGCTTGCTATTATTAATGATATTCTTGACATCTCAAAAATAGAGACAAAACAGATTCCTCTTAATTTTGAAGAATGCAACACAGATGTGCTTTTATTGGAAATACAAGCATTGTTTACTGAAGAACAAAAACGTCAGGATAAGGAAAATATCAAATTAATAATAACCAATTCTACCTCTAAAAATAAAACCTTTACAACCGACAAAGAAATAGTAAAGCAAATAATAACAAACCTAATCAGTAATGCTTTAAAATTTACAAATCAGGGGCAAATTAAAATAGGCATAACAGTTAATGATTTCAAGAGTGTAATAGTACAAGTTTCAGATACTGGAATTGGAATCCCAGCTACAGAGCATAAAAAGATTTTTGAACGCTTTGCACAAGTAGAGCAAGGTACAAATCGTGTTTACAATGGAACAGGACTTGGTTTATCGATTGTCGAGGGCCTTACAAATGCATTATCTGGTACAATTCATCTTGAATCGGAATTGGGTAAAGGAAGTACTTTTACAATTACACTGCCACAAAATCAAGCTCCGGTTTACAAAACATCAAATTCGAATGGCGCAAAACCTGATTATAATTTTAGTGGCAAAACCATTCTTATTGTAGAAGATGATATACCAAATGCTCAATATTTAAAAGAGGTTTTTAAGAAAACATCCGTTAAAACAATTCATGCTGCCAATGGAACTGATGCTATTCGAATTGCATTATCTCAACCCATAGATGTAATTTTAATGGATATTCGTCTGCCCGATATTAATGGTTATGATGCTACCCTAAAAATAAGAGAAAAAAACAAAAATGTGGTAATTATTGCCCAAACTGCTTATACTTCGGGTCAGGACAGGAAATATGCCATCGATTCGGGATGTAATGAGTATTTAAGCAAACCAGTTAAGGCAAAAACATTGCTAGAACTAGTCAACAAGTATCTTAACGGTTGA
- a CDS encoding putative quinol monooxygenase codes for MIIRFVKLEILPQHIQDFKNLTSGEKDDIIAFPGCSHLEVLQDVSNPAVFFTVSHWQSEDDLNTYRSSDFFQGNWKEVKQWFSAKPEAWSLRNE; via the coding sequence ATGATCATTAGATTTGTAAAACTGGAAATACTGCCGCAACACATTCAAGATTTCAAAAATCTTACATCGGGTGAAAAAGATGATATTATCGCCTTTCCTGGTTGTTCTCATCTGGAGGTTTTACAGGATGTATCAAACCCAGCGGTATTCTTCACAGTAAGTCATTGGCAATCGGAAGATGATTTAAATACTTACCGAAGCTCCGATTTTTTTCAAGGCAACTGGAAAGAGGTTAAGCAATGGTTTTCAGCTAAACCCGAAGCTTGGAGCCTACGCAATGAATAG
- a CDS encoding SAM hydrolase/SAM-dependent halogenase family protein, translating into MAIISLTTDWQHRDYYLGALKGRLLSICPGVQIVDLSHNVDNYNISQASFIIKNAFIHFPKGSIHIIGVKSEETPQHPHVAVKYKDHYFIGADNGIFSLVTKGEPEEIVRIENIEKEDNFLTFPELNIFAKAASHIIKHKRLSKLGSIQKELFRLIPIRALIQKGTITGQVIYIDSYGNATTNISKELFESVRQEREFEILVQSNHYRITKINLNYHETSEADFLALFNSSGLLEIAINKGNLAELLQLEINSDIRIKFHDH; encoded by the coding sequence ATGGCAATAATAAGTTTAACTACCGATTGGCAACACCGCGATTACTACCTGGGGGCACTCAAGGGGCGATTGCTATCCATATGTCCGGGAGTACAAATTGTCGATCTGAGTCACAATGTAGACAACTACAACATATCTCAGGCATCATTTATTATTAAAAATGCCTTTATCCATTTCCCCAAAGGAAGCATTCATATTATAGGCGTTAAATCAGAAGAAACTCCGCAACACCCGCATGTTGCAGTAAAATATAAGGATCACTATTTTATTGGTGCCGACAATGGTATTTTTAGTTTGGTAACGAAAGGAGAACCTGAAGAAATAGTGCGCATAGAAAATATTGAAAAGGAAGATAACTTTCTTACTTTTCCCGAGCTAAATATATTTGCAAAAGCGGCATCTCATATCATTAAACACAAACGACTTTCGAAATTAGGATCTATCCAAAAAGAGTTGTTCCGTTTGATTCCCATTCGCGCATTAATTCAGAAAGGAACAATTACCGGACAAGTAATTTATATTGATTCGTATGGCAATGCAACCACAAATATTTCAAAAGAATTGTTTGAATCTGTCCGTCAGGAAAGAGAATTCGAAATTTTGGTGCAAAGCAATCATTATCGAATCACAAAAATTAACCTGAATTATCACGAAACTTCCGAAGCTGATTTTTTGGCACTCTTCAACTCTTCAGGATTGCTGGAAATTGCAATAAACAAAGGCAATTTAGCAGAACTATTACAATTAGAAATAAACTCCGATATTAGAATCAAATTTCATGATCATTAG
- a CDS encoding PhoH family protein, translating to MIEKSISLGVIDPLEFYGINNSKLAILKEMFPKLKIVGRGNEIFANGEEKTLDLFEKKVHLLIQHYNQYNVLTLSNIKRIVLENTPEIQDPDDPKSVILFGNNGKIIRARTANQKKLVEKTAKNDMIFAIGPAGSGKTYTAIALAVKALRNSEVKKIILSRPAVEAGENLGFLPGDLKEKIDPYLQPLYDALLDMIPPRKLVDYLEAEIIQIAPLAYMRGRTLNEAFVILDEAQNTTVKQLKMFLTRMGTSGKFMITGDITQIDLPRKQQSGLIQAFRILKDIKGIAMVEFDKSDIIRHRLVKEIVSAYELEDERQEKKRESKEQ from the coding sequence ATGATTGAAAAGAGCATATCTTTAGGGGTAATTGATCCTCTCGAATTTTATGGAATTAATAATTCAAAATTGGCAATCTTGAAGGAGATGTTTCCAAAGTTGAAAATAGTTGGAAGAGGCAATGAAATATTTGCCAATGGTGAAGAAAAAACGCTTGATTTATTTGAGAAGAAAGTGCACCTGTTGATTCAGCATTATAATCAATATAATGTTCTAACACTTTCCAACATTAAAAGAATTGTATTGGAAAACACGCCCGAGATTCAGGATCCTGATGATCCTAAAAGCGTGATTCTGTTTGGGAATAATGGGAAAATTATTCGCGCCCGTACGGCCAATCAAAAAAAGTTAGTTGAAAAGACGGCAAAGAACGATATGATTTTTGCTATTGGTCCGGCCGGATCGGGTAAAACCTATACTGCCATTGCTCTGGCTGTTAAAGCCCTGCGTAATTCTGAGGTTAAAAAGATCATTTTAAGCAGACCGGCAGTTGAGGCAGGGGAGAATCTGGGTTTCCTTCCCGGAGATTTAAAAGAGAAAATAGATCCTTATTTGCAACCCTTGTATGATGCTTTGCTGGATATGATTCCGCCACGTAAGCTGGTAGATTATCTGGAGGCTGAAATCATACAAATTGCTCCCTTGGCTTACATGCGTGGACGGACTTTGAACGAAGCATTTGTAATTTTAGATGAGGCACAAAACACAACAGTCAAGCAGTTGAAAATGTTCTTAACGCGGATGGGAACAAGTGGTAAATTCATGATTACAGGTGATATTACTCAAATTGATTTACCCAGAAAACAACAATCGGGATTGATTCAGGCCTTTCGAATTTTGAAGGACATAAAAGGAATTGCGATGGTTGAGTTCGATAAATCGGATATTATACGACACCGATTGGTGAAAGAAATTGTTTCTGCTTACGAATTGGAAGATGAAAGGCAGGAAAAAAAGAGAGAAAGCAAAGAACAGTAA
- a CDS encoding phosphoribosylaminoimidazolesuccinocarboxamide synthase, translating into MKEAIVKTDFNFPNQKNLYVGKVRDVYNINDEYLAMVVSDRISAFDVVLPEGIPFKGQVLNQIATRFLDATADIVPNWKIATPDPMVTVGHLAEPFMVEMVIRGYLTGHAWREYKAGKRVLCGMPMPEGMKENQKFEKPIITPTTKAMEGHDEDISREEILKQGIVSKEDYEMLEKYTQALFARGTEIAAEKGLILVDTKYEFGKKDGVIYLIDEIHTPDSSRYFYSEGYAERLAKNEQQKQLSKEFVREWLMENGFQGKEGQKVPEMTDEKVNQISERYIELYEKIIGEKFVKADAKSVNARIEKNISDCLKSL; encoded by the coding sequence ATGAAAGAAGCAATTGTTAAAACAGATTTTAATTTCCCGAATCAAAAGAATCTTTACGTAGGTAAGGTAAGAGACGTCTATAATATTAATGATGAGTATCTTGCTATGGTTGTTTCTGATCGTATTTCAGCTTTTGATGTTGTATTACCTGAAGGAATTCCTTTTAAGGGACAGGTATTGAATCAAATTGCCACCCGCTTTTTAGATGCAACAGCTGATATCGTTCCAAACTGGAAAATTGCAACTCCTGATCCAATGGTAACAGTTGGTCATTTGGCAGAACCATTTATGGTGGAGATGGTGATTAGAGGTTACTTAACCGGTCATGCCTGGAGAGAATATAAAGCAGGTAAACGTGTGCTTTGTGGCATGCCAATGCCCGAAGGGATGAAGGAAAATCAGAAATTCGAGAAACCAATCATTACGCCAACAACCAAGGCAATGGAAGGTCACGATGAAGATATTTCAAGAGAAGAAATTTTAAAACAAGGCATCGTATCTAAAGAAGATTACGAAATGCTTGAAAAATATACTCAGGCTTTATTTGCCAGAGGAACTGAGATTGCTGCCGAAAAAGGTCTTATTTTGGTTGATACAAAATATGAATTCGGTAAAAAAGACGGTGTGATCTATTTGATCGATGAAATTCATACTCCAGATTCATCGCGTTATTTTTATTCGGAAGGATATGCTGAGCGTTTGGCCAAGAATGAGCAGCAAAAGCAGCTATCGAAAGAGTTTGTTCGCGAATGGTTAATGGAGAATGGTTTTCAAGGTAAAGAAGGACAAAAAGTTCCTGAAATGACCGACGAAAAAGTGAATCAGATCTCTGAGCGTTATATCGAATTGTACGAGAAAATTATTGGCGAGAAGTTCGTAAAAGCAGATGCCAAAAGCGTTAATGCAAGAATTGAAAAAAATATTTCAGATTGTTTGAAATCTTTATAA
- a CDS encoding translation initiation factor has product MAKTKKNIVYSTNPDYKFEYDEDLVEETIAPNKQKLRVLLDKKQRKGKVVTLIEGFVGTSDDLKELGKLLKTKCGGGGSSKDGEILIQGDHREKIMDLLKAEGYQVKRVGG; this is encoded by the coding sequence ATGGCAAAAACCAAAAAAAATATAGTCTACTCTACAAATCCTGATTACAAATTTGAATACGATGAAGATTTAGTAGAAGAAACGATAGCTCCCAACAAACAAAAACTAAGAGTTTTATTGGACAAAAAACAACGAAAAGGTAAAGTTGTAACTCTAATTGAAGGTTTTGTGGGTACTTCTGATGATCTTAAAGAATTAGGCAAACTATTAAAAACCAAATGTGGTGGCGGAGGTTCTTCAAAAGATGGCGAAATCTTAATTCAAGGCGATCATCGTGAGAAAATTATGGATCTTTTAAAAGCAGAAGGTTATCAGGTAAAACGAGTTGGAGGATGA
- a CDS encoding PLDc N-terminal domain-containing protein — protein sequence MILSIIFDIWLITKLIAILLPLIAIIDILMRDLLGLNKLFWILIVAFIPFIGSIIYFYERFTYKAKI from the coding sequence ATGATACTTTCAATCATATTTGACATTTGGCTAATAACCAAACTAATAGCAATATTACTTCCTTTAATTGCGATAATCGACATATTAATGCGTGACTTATTAGGACTAAATAAATTATTTTGGATATTAATAGTTGCCTTTATTCCATTCATTGGTTCAATTATCTATTTCTATGAACGATTTACTTACAAAGCTAAAATTTAA